In a genomic window of Desulfatirhabdium butyrativorans DSM 18734:
- a CDS encoding universal stress protein, with the protein MFPEIKRILYATDLSENAKYAFGYAARFSNRFGAAITVFHVIEELNPQITFQMMDLLGEEKWRKIQETRKHEAGELIRQRLEDFCKNEGEQDAACSFLVKEIKIVAGHPVEEIIEEAHKGGYDLIVMGTHGHGILAGAMMGSTAMRVLRRSRIPVTVVRLEPKK; encoded by the coding sequence ATGTTTCCGGAAATCAAGAGAATTCTCTACGCAACGGATCTGTCCGAGAACGCCAAATACGCTTTTGGCTATGCGGCTCGTTTTTCCAACAGATTCGGCGCAGCCATCACCGTTTTCCATGTAATCGAAGAGCTCAATCCGCAGATTACTTTTCAGATGATGGATTTGCTGGGTGAGGAAAAATGGCGGAAAATTCAGGAAACCCGAAAACATGAGGCTGGAGAGCTGATCCGGCAGCGGCTCGAGGATTTCTGCAAAAACGAGGGTGAACAAGACGCCGCCTGCTCTTTTCTGGTGAAAGAAATCAAGATTGTTGCCGGTCATCCGGTCGAGGAAATCATCGAGGAAGCCCACAAGGGGGGATACGATCTGATTGTCATGGGAACCCACGGCCATGGAATTCTGGCGGGTGCGATGATGGGGAGCACGGCCATGCGGGTGCTGCGAAGAAGCCGGATACCCGTGACGGTAGTTCGACTGGAGCCGAAGAAATGA
- a CDS encoding bifunctional riboflavin kinase/FAD synthetase, protein MNVYKNLDSVSQPFTKAVVTIGNFDGVHLGHQALFHEVIERADAIGGTAVAITFEPHPIRVLKGDGGPPLLTRFEQKVELIARSGMHVLICIPFTSQFASLSPVTFVEEILLKRIGMKAIVTGKDYTFGKNREGNLDLLMKMAAESGFEVIVSDWILHSGEERISSTKIREYILEGDMQAARRMLGRHYQISGAVVGGRNRGAKLLGFPTANMTLHDEVCPKTGVYAVTVECLGKIFWGVANIGYSPTFDDHLFTIEIHILDFHNDIYGKPIRVNIVERIRDEKKFDSLSELTDQIRQDIIVARDILVAWASPDASL, encoded by the coding sequence ATGAACGTTTACAAGAATTTGGATTCTGTTTCCCAACCTTTTACCAAGGCTGTCGTCACCATCGGCAATTTCGATGGCGTGCACCTTGGCCACCAGGCGCTCTTTCACGAAGTCATTGAAAGGGCCGATGCCATTGGCGGCACTGCGGTGGCCATTACCTTCGAGCCGCATCCCATCCGGGTGCTCAAAGGAGACGGCGGTCCACCCCTGTTGACCCGTTTCGAACAAAAAGTCGAACTCATTGCCCGATCCGGCATGCATGTGCTGATCTGCATCCCGTTTACTTCGCAATTCGCATCGCTTTCCCCCGTAACTTTTGTCGAAGAAATTCTGCTCAAACGGATCGGCATGAAGGCCATCGTGACGGGCAAGGATTATACATTCGGAAAGAACCGGGAAGGAAACCTCGATCTGCTGATGAAGATGGCTGCCGAGTCCGGATTTGAAGTCATCGTTTCCGACTGGATACTGCACAGCGGCGAGGAGCGCATCAGCAGCACGAAAATCCGCGAATACATCCTGGAAGGGGACATGCAGGCAGCTCGGAGAATGCTCGGCAGGCATTATCAGATTAGCGGCGCGGTGGTCGGTGGCCGAAACCGCGGGGCAAAACTTTTGGGATTTCCGACGGCCAACATGACCCTTCACGATGAAGTCTGCCCGAAAACCGGGGTGTATGCGGTCACGGTGGAATGCCTCGGTAAAATTTTCTGGGGTGTGGCCAACATTGGATACAGCCCGACCTTCGATGATCATCTCTTCACGATTGAAATCCATATCCTCGATTTTCACAACGATATCTACGGGAAGCCTATCCGGGTCAATATCGTGGAGCGGATTCGGGATGAAAAGAAATTTGACTCGCTTAGCGAACTGACCGATCAGATTCGACAGGATATCATTGTGGCCAGGGACATTCTGGTTGCATGGGCCTCGCCAGATGCATCGCTCTAA
- a CDS encoding lysylphosphatidylglycerol synthase transmembrane domain-containing protein, with the protein MHRSKLLFSLIIGSACSIAALYLAFRNVPLQALGAYFLSIDPVWALISACLLLLNFMVRIYRWQLILAAGAAPVKFWEAFHPLMIGFMMNCILPGRIGEIARPVILKKCTGVPFGTGLATVATERAFDALILIALFAWTMAGASIDPAFHLDVGHIVLNRDTLLALGKGTAELCVLLIAGIVFVGLDASRNWLIRMIRAVPGWLPAAMAARIEKLLVNPLVRLIEHVAEGFQLVKSPVRLFQCLLLSILVWAITLLSYYAMALGAPGIHLGLREIAIVMTIICFVIAIPSVPGYWGIWEAGGVFALSLFGVGQQAAAGFTLVNHAVQMMPVILVGVGSAMVTGINIVHVSREAQAREEPEPEKHLSS; encoded by the coding sequence ATGCATCGCTCTAAACTGCTGTTCTCTTTGATCATCGGTTCGGCATGTTCGATTGCTGCACTGTATCTTGCCTTTCGGAATGTCCCTCTTCAGGCGCTCGGGGCGTATTTCCTTTCCATCGATCCGGTTTGGGCGCTCATTTCCGCCTGCCTGTTGCTGCTCAATTTCATGGTGCGCATCTATCGCTGGCAGCTCATTCTGGCGGCAGGCGCTGCTCCGGTGAAATTTTGGGAAGCCTTTCATCCACTGATGATCGGTTTCATGATGAATTGCATTCTTCCCGGAAGAATCGGGGAAATCGCCCGTCCGGTCATTCTGAAAAAATGCACGGGCGTTCCGTTCGGGACGGGGCTTGCCACCGTCGCGACCGAGCGCGCCTTCGATGCGTTGATTCTCATCGCGCTCTTTGCCTGGACAATGGCGGGTGCGTCGATCGATCCGGCCTTTCATCTCGACGTCGGCCACATCGTCCTGAACCGCGATACCCTGCTGGCGCTTGGAAAGGGTACGGCCGAGCTCTGCGTGCTGCTGATTGCAGGTATTGTCTTTGTCGGGCTGGATGCCAGCCGAAACTGGCTCATCCGCATGATCCGGGCAGTTCCCGGATGGCTTCCGGCAGCGATGGCCGCCCGAATCGAAAAGTTACTGGTGAACCCTCTGGTAAGGCTCATCGAACATGTGGCGGAAGGATTTCAACTGGTCAAATCCCCTGTAAGGCTTTTTCAGTGTCTTCTGCTGTCGATCTTGGTTTGGGCGATAACGTTGTTATCTTATTATGCAATGGCGCTGGGCGCCCCGGGTATCCATTTGGGATTGCGGGAAATCGCCATTGTCATGACCATTATCTGCTTTGTGATTGCAATCCCGTCGGTCCCTGGGTATTGGGGTATCTGGGAAGCAGGAGGCGTTTTTGCCCTCAGTCTGTTCGGCGTCGGCCAACAGGCAGCCGCGGGCTTTACCCTGGTCAACCATGCCGTCCAGATGATGCCGGTTATTCTGGTCGGCGTCGGATCGGCCATGGTCACAGGGATCAACATCGTGCATGTTTCCCGGGAAGCACAAGCGCGGGAAGAGCCGGAACCGGAAAAACATCTATCTTCATGA
- the def gene encoding peptide deformylase: MNDNQIEPLKIYTFPSPVLKKPVQPVLDIDGRLQELIKAMARTMYQAKGLGLAAPQVGIDARFFIYDVREQDAPSSLSVMINPRIVEAEGEVVSKSEGCLSVPDYRSDVKRFERILVEGIDRNGKPVRFELEGFPAIVMQHEIDHLDGILFIDRISALKRNLYKNRVLKKLRQEK; the protein is encoded by the coding sequence ATGAATGACAATCAGATCGAACCTTTGAAAATCTATACGTTTCCCAGTCCGGTACTGAAAAAGCCGGTCCAGCCTGTCCTCGATATCGACGGCAGGCTGCAGGAACTCATCAAGGCCATGGCCAGAACCATGTATCAGGCCAAGGGACTGGGGCTTGCCGCCCCGCAGGTCGGCATCGACGCCCGATTCTTCATCTATGACGTTCGGGAACAGGATGCTCCTTCCTCTCTGTCGGTGATGATCAACCCCCGCATTGTCGAGGCGGAAGGAGAAGTCGTTTCGAAAAGCGAGGGCTGTCTCAGTGTTCCGGATTACCGATCCGATGTGAAACGTTTCGAGAGAATCCTGGTGGAGGGCATCGATCGCAACGGGAAACCCGTCCGGTTCGAGCTCGAAGGGTTCCCTGCCATCGTGATGCAACACGAAATCGATCATCTCGATGGCATTCTCTTCATCGATCGTATCAGCGCCCTCAAACGCAACCTTTACAAGAACCGCGTCCTGAAAAAGCTCAGACAGGAAAAATAA
- the fmt gene encoding methionyl-tRNA formyltransferase, translating to MHSSCRIVFMGTPEFAVPSLKALAAAGHRIVLAVTQPDRPAGRGRKLEASAVKRAALEMGIPVFQPKSIHLPESVRMLSEAKADLFVVAAFGQILKPVVLSIPAQGAINVHASLLPRYRGPAPVQWAIIRREAETGVTIMQMNEGLDTGDVLSTATVGIDATDTGQSLLERLSHVGADLLVETIRNYDRLKPLAVAQDHTQASYAPMLKKSDGRINWAKSAEDIDALIRGTIPWPGAYTSMNGKRLKVFRAKPETGLLDAPPGTVLRSPSDELWIAAANRPISLLEVQIESGRRMPIGMFLKGHPVPAGLVLS from the coding sequence ATGCATTCATCCTGTCGCATCGTGTTCATGGGTACTCCCGAATTCGCCGTGCCCTCGCTGAAGGCGCTTGCAGCGGCTGGACACCGGATCGTTCTGGCTGTCACCCAGCCGGATCGGCCTGCCGGCAGGGGGCGGAAACTCGAAGCTTCCGCCGTCAAGAGAGCCGCACTCGAAATGGGAATTCCGGTTTTTCAGCCCAAATCCATCCATCTTCCGGAATCCGTCCGGATGCTGAGCGAGGCGAAAGCCGATCTCTTCGTCGTTGCCGCTTTCGGGCAGATCCTGAAACCGGTGGTGTTGTCGATCCCCGCGCAGGGTGCGATCAATGTGCATGCATCGCTTCTGCCGCGTTATCGTGGGCCTGCGCCCGTACAGTGGGCCATCATTCGCCGGGAGGCTGAAACCGGGGTGACGATCATGCAGATGAATGAAGGTCTCGATACCGGGGATGTGCTTTCCACAGCCACTGTCGGTATTGATGCGACGGATACGGGCCAGAGCCTGCTTGAGCGGCTCTCGCATGTCGGCGCCGATCTCCTTGTGGAAACGATTCGAAACTACGACCGTCTCAAACCCCTCGCCGTTGCCCAGGACCATACCCAGGCCAGTTATGCGCCGATGTTGAAAAAATCCGATGGCCGAATCAACTGGGCCAAAAGCGCGGAGGATATCGATGCGCTGATCCGCGGTACCATTCCCTGGCCCGGTGCTTATACGTCCATGAACGGAAAGCGGTTGAAAGTGTTCCGGGCAAAACCCGAAACGGGTTTGCTGGATGCGCCGCCCGGAACGGTGTTGCGCTCGCCTTCGGACGAGCTGTGGATCGCCGCCGCCAATCGGCCGATTTCGCTGCTGGAAGTTCAGATCGAATCCGGCAGGCGCATGCCGATCGGCATGTTTCTCAAAGGCCATCCCGTCCCGGCAGGTCTGGTGCTTTCATGA
- the rsmB gene encoding 16S rRNA (cytosine(967)-C(5))-methyltransferase RsmB, with protein sequence MKETRGPDPRVWALRVLMQSERNDVSLDLLMDDVLHKPFEPRDRHLLHALVYGVLRNRLRLDTILAAFLHQPMDRIDSRLIWILRMGLFQILEMDRVPNHAVVHTAVELTRTLRMGWAGGMVNAVLRRAIREASGVPLPVMAQEPIRALAVGASFPQWLIEKWIGRYGADETQALCGAFNRIPPLVIRTNTLRTTRDHLMRSLADSAEGIEQTRFSPDGIRMARAHAAVFRLPGFPEGHFQVQDEAAQLVGLLVDPRAGMRVLDACAGRGGKTGHLAQMMNNSGEILAVDQSGEKLSVLEREMKRLGVSMVRCRNHAWTDGPLGREEAGFDRILVDAPCSGLGVLGRNPDIRWRPDRKDLRPFALRQVAIIENSLCLLKPGGRLVYAVCSMEPEETEGVIATILQGHPEIRRVESLAELPESPVSAFWKEGAFRSSPHLDGMDGFFAAVMTTN encoded by the coding sequence ATGAAGGAGACCCGGGGACCGGATCCGAGGGTGTGGGCGCTGCGGGTCTTGATGCAGTCCGAGCGAAACGACGTGTCGCTCGATCTGCTGATGGACGATGTCCTTCACAAACCCTTCGAGCCCAGGGATCGCCACCTGTTGCACGCCCTCGTCTATGGCGTGCTGCGAAACCGTCTGCGTTTGGATACGATTCTGGCTGCCTTCCTGCATCAGCCGATGGATCGGATCGACAGCCGCCTGATATGGATTCTGCGGATGGGGTTGTTCCAGATTCTCGAAATGGATCGTGTCCCGAATCATGCGGTTGTTCATACGGCCGTGGAGTTGACCCGCACTTTGAGGATGGGATGGGCAGGCGGCATGGTGAATGCCGTTTTGCGGCGGGCGATTCGGGAGGCATCCGGTGTGCCCCTGCCGGTGATGGCTCAGGAGCCGATTCGGGCATTGGCTGTGGGCGCCTCGTTTCCGCAATGGCTGATCGAAAAATGGATCGGGCGTTACGGGGCGGACGAGACCCAGGCCCTGTGCGGCGCCTTCAACCGTATCCCGCCGCTGGTGATCCGTACCAATACCCTGCGAACGACGCGCGATCACCTGATGCGCTCCCTGGCAGATTCAGCCGAAGGGATCGAGCAGACCCGTTTCAGTCCCGATGGCATTCGGATGGCTCGGGCTCATGCGGCGGTTTTCCGGCTGCCCGGTTTTCCGGAAGGCCATTTTCAGGTGCAGGATGAAGCAGCCCAACTGGTCGGCTTGCTGGTCGATCCCCGGGCCGGGATGCGGGTGCTCGATGCCTGTGCAGGCAGAGGGGGCAAGACGGGGCACCTGGCGCAGATGATGAACAACAGCGGCGAGATCCTCGCTGTCGATCAATCGGGCGAGAAGCTTTCGGTTCTGGAGAGAGAAATGAAGCGGCTGGGCGTTTCCATGGTGAGATGCCGAAACCATGCGTGGACAGACGGGCCGCTCGGGCGCGAAGAGGCTGGTTTCGACCGGATTCTAGTGGATGCACCCTGCTCGGGTCTGGGGGTGTTGGGACGGAATCCCGATATTCGGTGGCGGCCCGACCGGAAAGATCTGCGACCGTTTGCCCTCCGGCAGGTTGCCATCATCGAAAATTCGCTTTGCCTGCTGAAACCGGGCGGTCGGCTGGTTTACGCCGTGTGCAGCATGGAGCCGGAGGAAACCGAGGGGGTCATTGCGACGATTCTGCAGGGGCATCCGGAAATCCGGCGGGTGGAAAGCCTCGCTGAACTGCCCGAATCCCCGGTATCGGCCTTCTGGAAAGAAGGGGCATTCCGGAGCAGTCCGCATCTGGATGGCATGGATGGATTTTTTGCGGCCGTGATGACAACGAATTGA